A single region of the Bdellovibrionales bacterium CG10_big_fil_rev_8_21_14_0_10_45_34 genome encodes:
- the rfbG gene encoding CDP-glucose 4,6-dehydratase → MNKSFWKGKSVFLTGHTGFKGAWMSMWLSKMGANVTGYALDPNTTPSLYELACVAGYLKSDIRSDVRNLNVLTDSMAAAQPDVVFHLAAQPLVRLSYQEPVSTFETNVMGTVNLLEACRKVTSVKVVVVVTTDKCYENREWVWPYRENEAMGGRDPYSGSKGAAEIVVSSYRRSFFEFIESNGHILREGAARVASARAGNVIGGGDWAEDRLIPDFFRAQSASRKLVVRNPQSVRPWQHVLEPLSGYINLAEKMYDSSDNSDAWNFGPNETDCQTVREVLDLIERHMGESDLWVHEPEKNKTLHEANLLKLDISKARSQLGWSPQWDLATATKMTADWYSLYLKLLKSQNFEELRMLTENQIDLYSDTREQLANGYLDRTRRARSGLRTRGNS, encoded by the coding sequence ATGAATAAGAGTTTTTGGAAGGGCAAAAGCGTATTTTTAACAGGGCACACGGGCTTTAAGGGTGCCTGGATGTCTATGTGGCTGAGCAAAATGGGCGCTAACGTCACGGGGTACGCGTTGGATCCAAACACGACGCCTTCACTTTATGAGCTCGCATGTGTTGCAGGTTATCTAAAAAGCGACATCAGAAGTGATGTGAGAAACCTTAACGTGCTTACAGACTCGATGGCTGCTGCTCAGCCCGACGTCGTATTTCATTTAGCCGCGCAGCCGCTTGTTCGCTTAAGTTACCAAGAGCCAGTTTCTACTTTTGAAACTAACGTTATGGGAACTGTCAATCTGCTCGAGGCCTGCAGAAAAGTTACTTCAGTTAAAGTCGTTGTGGTTGTAACAACTGACAAGTGTTACGAGAACCGTGAGTGGGTATGGCCCTACCGAGAGAATGAAGCTATGGGAGGGCGTGACCCCTACTCTGGAAGCAAGGGTGCGGCCGAGATTGTTGTATCGAGCTACAGAAGATCATTTTTTGAGTTTATAGAGTCTAACGGGCATATCTTGCGTGAAGGAGCAGCGCGTGTCGCTTCTGCAAGGGCTGGTAACGTTATCGGCGGGGGGGATTGGGCGGAAGATCGCTTAATACCTGACTTTTTTAGAGCGCAAAGTGCGAGTAGAAAACTTGTCGTAAGAAATCCGCAGTCGGTACGTCCGTGGCAACACGTTCTTGAGCCTCTATCTGGGTATATAAACCTGGCGGAAAAAATGTACGATTCGAGCGACAACTCAGATGCTTGGAACTTCGGGCCCAACGAGACGGACTGCCAGACCGTGAGAGAAGTATTAGATTTGATCGAGAGGCATATGGGTGAGTCAGACCTTTGGGTTCACGAGCCTGAGAAAAACAAAACGCTCCATGAAGCAAATCTCCTAAAGCTAGATATATCAAAGGCTCGCTCTCAGCTTGGATGGTCCCCCCAGTGGGATCTTGCCACCGCAACAAAAATGACGGCCGATTGGTATTCGCTGTACTTGAAGCTACTGAAGAGCCAAAACTTTGAAGAGCTTCGGATGCTCACCGAAAATCAGATCGATCTGTACAGTGACACAAGAGAGCAACTAGCTAATGGATACTTGGATCGAACTCGCAGAGCTAGAAGCGGGCTAAGAACAAGAGGGAATTCATGA
- a CDS encoding lipopolysaccharide biosynthesis protein RfbH, with the protein MKTEQQLRTEIKSLVGEYFEVAHRPKLEAPFVAGETRVNYAGRMFGAEEMLNLVDSSLDFWLTSGRYCDQFERSFSQKLGVKYTALVNSGSSANLVAFYSLTSPLLKDRRIRKGDEVITVAAGFPTTVAPIIQFGAVPVFVDVKVDDGTYNIDVTQLEAARTDRTKAVMVAHTLGNPFDLDAVKAFCEKHELWLVEDNCDALGSTYKGKLTGTFGDIATSSFYPPHHLTMGEGGAVYTSKPLLKRSVESFRDWGRDCWCPSGKDNTCNKRFGWKLGQLPEGYDHKYIYRHLGFNLKVTDMQAAIGCAQLERLDSFTEARRSNWLRLREGLSNLKDQLVLPEPTEGASPSWFGFAMTVRESASFTRNEICEYLEENKIQTRMLFGGNLLRHPAFDELRDQPGALRVVGELPQTDRIMMNTFWVGVYPGMIPNKLDYIIDKIQSFARK; encoded by the coding sequence ATGAAAACAGAACAGCAATTGAGAACTGAGATAAAAAGTTTGGTTGGCGAGTATTTTGAAGTGGCCCACAGGCCAAAATTAGAAGCACCTTTTGTAGCCGGTGAAACACGAGTCAATTATGCGGGCCGAATGTTTGGCGCAGAGGAGATGCTGAATCTTGTTGATTCGTCCCTTGATTTTTGGCTCACTTCAGGCCGCTACTGCGACCAATTTGAAAGAAGTTTTTCGCAGAAATTGGGGGTCAAGTACACAGCACTCGTTAACTCAGGCTCAAGTGCCAACCTTGTCGCCTTTTACTCTTTAACCTCACCGCTTTTAAAAGACAGAAGAATTCGAAAAGGCGATGAAGTCATCACTGTCGCCGCGGGATTTCCGACTACGGTTGCCCCTATCATTCAGTTTGGTGCGGTGCCAGTTTTCGTTGATGTGAAAGTCGACGACGGTACATATAACATTGATGTTACGCAACTCGAAGCTGCTCGGACAGATCGAACTAAGGCTGTTATGGTGGCGCACACTCTGGGCAACCCTTTCGATTTAGATGCTGTTAAGGCTTTTTGCGAAAAACATGAACTTTGGCTTGTTGAAGACAATTGCGATGCACTTGGTTCAACTTACAAAGGTAAACTCACCGGTACGTTCGGAGACATCGCTACTTCGAGTTTTTATCCACCTCATCATCTTACAATGGGTGAAGGTGGCGCTGTTTATACAAGCAAACCCTTGCTGAAAAGATCCGTCGAATCGTTTAGAGATTGGGGCCGAGACTGTTGGTGTCCGTCTGGAAAAGACAACACATGTAACAAACGGTTCGGTTGGAAGTTAGGCCAACTACCTGAGGGCTACGACCACAAATACATCTATAGACATCTGGGTTTCAATCTAAAAGTCACAGATATGCAAGCGGCTATTGGATGCGCTCAGCTTGAGCGCCTTGATAGCTTTACAGAAGCACGTAGAAGCAACTGGCTACGACTTCGAGAGGGGTTGTCAAACTTAAAGGATCAGCTCGTGCTGCCTGAACCTACTGAAGGTGCAAGCCCCAGTTGGTTTGGCTTTGCGATGACTGTTCGAGAAAGCGCAAGCTTCACACGAAACGAGATTTGTGAGTACTTAGAGGAGAACAAGATACAGACGCGAATGCTTTTTGGAGGCAATCTGCTTCGTCACCCTGCCTTTGATGAACTTCGTGATCAGCCGGGCGCTCTAAGAGTTGTTGGAGAGCTCCCTCAAACCGATCGCATCATGATGAACACGTTTTGGGTTGGCGTTTACCCTGGCATGATTCCCAATAAACTTGATTACATCATCGATAAGATCCAAAGCTTCGCCCGCAAGTGA